In Phreatobacter aquaticus, a single genomic region encodes these proteins:
- a CDS encoding globin-coupled sensor protein, with amino-acid sequence MTVNHLQAQTGEGDRTTRMRFMRIDAATSEHLREFWKVVEPRLPEVLEAFYRHVMAEQQLAKMLGSDVPRLKTAQSSHWARLFGGKFDDAYMQSVRTIGRIHNKIGLEPRWYIGGYNFVLAHLSMLAVSTYKWRPAKLSAVLVAVNSAVMIDMDIAISVYQEEMLADRQRRQDKLTSAIADFNGMMSTSLATVGNAASSLQSTAGSLAANAEETTRQSTAVAAASEESASNVQTVAAATEELASSVQEIGRQVQQSTRIANQAVTQANESRFVINGLAETAQKIGDVINLIANIASQTNLLALNATIEAARAGEAGRGFAVVASEVKSLASQTAQATDDISQQVVAIQTVTQKSVGAITEIASTIEEISRIASAVALAVEQQDSAVQEIARNVQEAAHGTQEVSSNISGVSQAASETASTSTAVLTSADELSKQSALLRREIDRFFETIKAA; translated from the coding sequence GTGACAGTCAACCATTTGCAGGCCCAGACCGGTGAAGGCGACCGTACGACGCGTATGCGATTCATGCGGATCGATGCCGCGACGAGCGAGCATCTGCGTGAGTTCTGGAAGGTTGTCGAACCCCGCCTGCCTGAGGTCCTTGAGGCGTTCTATCGCCATGTCATGGCAGAGCAGCAACTGGCCAAGATGCTCGGCAGCGATGTGCCCCGCCTGAAGACGGCCCAGTCGAGCCATTGGGCACGATTGTTCGGCGGCAAATTTGATGACGCCTACATGCAAAGCGTGCGCACCATCGGGCGAATCCACAACAAGATCGGGCTGGAGCCTCGTTGGTATATCGGCGGTTACAATTTCGTGCTGGCACACCTGAGCATGCTCGCGGTCAGCACCTACAAGTGGCGGCCGGCGAAGCTTTCGGCCGTGCTGGTCGCAGTCAATTCTGCCGTCATGATCGACATGGACATCGCCATTTCCGTCTATCAGGAAGAGATGCTGGCCGACCGGCAGAGGCGTCAGGACAAGCTGACCAGCGCCATCGCGGACTTCAATGGAATGATGTCGACGTCTTTGGCGACAGTCGGCAATGCCGCAAGCTCGTTGCAATCGACAGCCGGCAGCCTCGCGGCCAATGCCGAGGAGACGACGCGGCAGTCGACTGCAGTCGCGGCGGCGTCTGAGGAATCGGCCTCCAACGTGCAGACGGTAGCTGCTGCGACCGAGGAACTGGCCAGTTCGGTCCAGGAGATTGGGCGTCAGGTGCAGCAATCCACTCGGATTGCCAACCAGGCTGTCACCCAGGCCAACGAGTCGCGGTTTGTCATCAATGGCCTGGCCGAGACCGCGCAGAAGATCGGCGATGTCATCAATCTGATCGCCAATATTGCCTCGCAGACCAATCTGCTCGCGCTCAACGCGACGATCGAGGCGGCCCGTGCCGGGGAGGCAGGACGCGGCTTCGCGGTGGTGGCCTCCGAAGTGAAGAGCCTTGCCAGCCAGACGGCTCAGGCCACCGACGACATCAGCCAGCAAGTGGTTGCGATCCAGACAGTGACGCAGAAATCTGTTGGGGCGATCACGGAGATCGCATCGACGATCGAGGAAATCAGCCGTATCGCATCGGCCGTCGCGCTCGCCGTCGAACAGCAAGATTCTGCCGTGCAGGAGATCGCGCGCAACGTTCAGGAGGCCGCGCACGGCACGCAGGAGGTCTCCAGCAACATCTCCGGTGTCAGTCAGGCGGCATCTGAAACGGCTTCGACATCAACCGCCGTCCTGACCTCGGCTGACGAGTTGTCCAAGCAGTCCGCGCTTCTGCGGCGGGAGATCGACCGGTTCTTCGAGACGATCAAGGCCGCGTAA
- a CDS encoding class I SAM-dependent DNA methyltransferase, with amino-acid sequence MGEPIARHLIDAGFRVTGVDIAQAMIDLCRQRFPGQAWFQADMRHLDLGRRFDGLIAWDSFFHLTRDDQRAMFPIFARHVVLGGCLLFTTGPTDGEVIGEVFGDPLFHASLAADEYRQLLDRNGFAVVSHVVEDPDCGFHTVWCARKCRDI; translated from the coding sequence ATGGGCGAACCCATTGCCCGTCATCTCATCGACGCGGGGTTCCGTGTCACGGGCGTCGACATCGCGCAGGCGATGATCGATCTCTGCCGACAGCGGTTTCCCGGTCAGGCCTGGTTCCAGGCCGATATGCGGCACCTCGACCTTGGCCGCCGCTTTGACGGGCTGATCGCCTGGGACAGCTTCTTCCACCTGACGCGCGACGATCAGCGCGCCATGTTCCCGATCTTCGCGCGGCACGTTGTCCTCGGCGGCTGTCTCCTGTTCACCACTGGCCCGACGGACGGAGAGGTGATCGGGGAAGTGTTTGGTGATCCTCTCTTCCATGCGAGCCTTGCCGCCGACGAGTATAGGCAGCTGCTGGACAGGAACGGCTTTGCGGTCGTCAGCCACGTCGTCGAGGACCCGGACTGCGGATTTCACACCGTCTGGTGCGCCCGAAAGTGTCGCGACATTTGA
- a CDS encoding peptide chain release factor 3 — MTSAAPTPASRRRTFAIISHPDAGKTTLTEKLLLFGGAIQLAGEVRAKQGRRQTSSDWMAIERQRGISVVTSVMTFEYGGCVFNLLDTPGHEDFSEDTYRTLTAVDSAIMVIDGAKGVEDRTRKLVEVCRLRDIPIITFINKMDRESRDPFDLMDDVEKALALDTVPMTWPIGVGREFAGTYDLVHNHVRRIDRDEEPIKVNGPEAAIFDEMLPVGTDAWRESALLAKEGAKPFDLEAYREGHMTPVYFGSALRTFGVQDLIDALIAYAPPPRAQVAETRTVLADEPKMSGFVFKIQANMDPNHRDRIAFLRVCSGKLSRGMKAKLVRTGKPMPLNAPQFFFAKDRQLAEEAYAGDIVGIPNHGTLRIGDTLTDGEDIVFKGVPSFAPEQLRRVKLKDAMKAKKLREALQQMGEEGVVQLFVPNDGSPAIVGVVGALQLDVLKERLAGEYTLPVDFDPCQFSVCRWITSSDQQALNSFIDSHGSSMSRDLDGAPVYMASSAFSLRYEEERAPGITFSAIKDYQRAA, encoded by the coding sequence ATGACCTCAGCCGCCCCAACGCCCGCCTCGCGCCGGCGCACCTTCGCCATCATCTCGCACCCGGACGCCGGCAAGACGACGCTGACCGAAAAGCTGCTGCTGTTCGGCGGCGCAATCCAGCTGGCCGGCGAAGTGAGGGCCAAGCAGGGCCGCCGTCAGACCTCGTCGGACTGGATGGCGATCGAGCGCCAGCGCGGCATCTCGGTGGTCACCTCGGTGATGACGTTCGAATATGGCGGCTGCGTCTTCAATCTGCTGGACACGCCGGGCCACGAGGACTTCTCGGAGGACACCTACCGCACCCTGACGGCGGTGGACTCCGCCATCATGGTCATCGACGGGGCCAAGGGCGTCGAGGACCGCACGCGCAAGCTCGTTGAGGTCTGCCGCCTGCGCGACATCCCGATCATCACCTTCATCAACAAGATGGACCGCGAAAGCCGCGACCCCTTCGACCTGATGGACGATGTCGAGAAGGCGCTGGCCCTCGACACTGTGCCAATGACCTGGCCCATCGGTGTGGGCCGCGAATTCGCCGGCACCTATGACCTGGTGCACAATCACGTCCGCCGCATTGACCGCGACGAGGAGCCGATCAAGGTCAACGGGCCGGAAGCCGCCATCTTCGACGAGATGCTGCCGGTCGGCACCGATGCCTGGCGCGAGAGCGCGCTGCTCGCCAAGGAGGGCGCCAAGCCCTTCGACCTCGAGGCCTACCGCGAGGGCCACATGACGCCGGTCTATTTCGGCTCGGCGCTGCGCACCTTCGGCGTCCAGGACCTGATCGACGCGCTGATCGCCTATGCCCCGCCGCCGCGGGCTCAGGTGGCCGAGACACGCACCGTGCTCGCCGACGAGCCGAAAATGTCCGGCTTCGTCTTCAAGATCCAGGCGAACATGGATCCGAACCACCGCGATCGGATCGCCTTCCTGCGCGTCTGTTCGGGCAAACTGTCACGCGGGATGAAGGCCAAGCTGGTGCGCACCGGCAAGCCGATGCCGCTCAACGCCCCGCAATTCTTCTTCGCCAAGGATCGCCAGCTGGCCGAGGAAGCCTATGCCGGTGACATCGTCGGTATCCCCAATCATGGCACGCTCCGCATTGGCGACACGCTGACCGACGGGGAGGATATCGTCTTCAAGGGAGTGCCCAGCTTCGCGCCGGAACAGCTTCGCCGCGTCAAGCTGAAGGATGCGATGAAGGCGAAGAAGCTGCGAGAGGCGCTGCAGCAGATGGGTGAGGAAGGCGTTGTCCAGCTCTTCGTCCCGAACGATGGCTCACCCGCGATCGTCGGCGTCGTCGGCGCGCTGCAGCTCGACGTCCTGAAGGAGAGGCTCGCCGGCGAATATACGCTCCCGGTCGATTTCGACCCCTGCCAGTTCTCGGTCTGCCGCTGGATCACGTCCAGCGACCAGCAGGCGCTGAACAGCTTCATCGACAGCCATGGATCGTCCATGTCGCGCGACCTCGACGGCGCGCCGGTCTACATGGCGTCTAGCGCCTTTTCTCTCCGCTACGAGGAAGAGCGCGCGCCGGGCATCACCTTCTCGGCGATCAAGGACTATCAGCGCGCCGCCTGA
- a CDS encoding tripartite tricarboxylate transporter substrate-binding protein, with protein MMIRAAAALVVACLSPAAFAEESYPARPVTMVVPFAAGGTSDVIARVVAEELSRNLGQRVVTENVAGAGGTLALSRVARAAPDGYTIAIGNTGTNAAAYSIYTDLRYAPEAFIAVGLVAKTSPLLAIRRNHEATTLTEFVTYAKANPGRVTLGHAGVGSSNYLICRSFVRAAGIDVTLVSYRGAAPALYDLLAGQIDGVCDAATSLAPNVQSGAVRALAVAATTRLANLPDVPTSAEAGLSAFQAQGWNGIFVPAGTPANIVDRLNRATRAAVASEALQKRFGELASNVPGPDELAPEALARLVPAEIAKYRALLD; from the coding sequence ATGATGATCCGCGCGGCTGCAGCACTCGTCGTAGCGTGCCTGTCCCCAGCGGCATTCGCAGAGGAGTCCTATCCCGCGCGGCCGGTGACCATGGTCGTGCCTTTTGCCGCCGGCGGCACCTCGGACGTCATCGCGCGGGTGGTCGCCGAAGAACTCAGCCGCAATCTCGGCCAACGAGTCGTCACCGAGAATGTCGCCGGCGCGGGCGGCACCCTGGCCCTCAGTCGCGTGGCGCGAGCCGCGCCCGACGGCTACACGATCGCCATCGGCAATACCGGGACCAACGCTGCCGCCTATTCCATCTACACGGACCTGCGCTACGCTCCCGAAGCTTTCATCGCCGTGGGGCTGGTCGCCAAGACCTCGCCGCTTCTCGCCATCAGGCGCAATCACGAGGCGACTACGCTGACCGAATTCGTCACCTATGCGAAGGCCAATCCGGGTCGCGTGACGCTCGGCCACGCAGGGGTCGGCTCTTCCAATTACCTGATCTGCCGGAGCTTCGTGCGCGCGGCCGGCATCGACGTGACACTCGTCAGCTATCGTGGGGCGGCACCGGCGCTCTATGACCTGCTCGCCGGCCAGATCGACGGCGTCTGCGACGCGGCTACTTCGCTTGCGCCCAATGTCCAGTCCGGTGCGGTCAGGGCGCTGGCCGTCGCTGCCACGACGCGGCTCGCCAACCTGCCCGATGTCCCGACATCGGCGGAGGCTGGATTGTCCGCCTTCCAGGCCCAGGGGTGGAATGGCATCTTCGTGCCGGCTGGAACGCCGGCGAATATCGTCGACCGGTTGAACCGGGCAACCCGCGCCGCAGTCGCGAGCGAAGCGCTGCAGAAGCGCTTCGGTGAACTGGCATCGAACGTCCCGGGACCAGACGAGCTGGCGCCCGAGGCCCTCGCCCGGCTGGTGCCCGCCGAGATCGCCAAGTACAGGGCATTGCTGGACTAA
- a CDS encoding lipase family protein, with protein MSIPIRKRRVYLLTGYEPLDAAAHHHRFDREIRRFEKTWSLAATVSPMTRDASRPVASWHVAVAGPDWQTDTDVRLLCWDDVIAEDVAQPIWKRLGLYGRAAADILFTGTFWRYIKTYWRYSLFAGYPALLLALFSLVAILGASLWSWLRLPFPLIVEPAIAVAVFMGLMAYPGRRFHIDYMLNDWIFARDMIREARPSIATRAEAFAREIAEGVAAGDVDEVVIVAHSLGAAWMIDSLARALRLNPDLGRHGIRLGLAGVGSSTLKIALHPAAGWLRASVKDVADAEDITWAEFDSHVDFISFYKRNTVETLGLSTKTKPIGQRIRLSRMLSAETWGRFRGNLLRVHRQYVMGNEQRYRYDFHMICCGPFPFAAIVHDGEKLPGALGADGSLAGATARLDSTRPGLAAS; from the coding sequence ATGTCGATTCCGATCAGAAAGCGTCGCGTCTATCTCCTGACGGGCTATGAGCCGCTCGACGCAGCGGCCCATCATCATCGTTTCGACCGCGAGATCCGCCGCTTCGAGAAAACCTGGTCCCTGGCCGCGACTGTATCGCCGATGACGCGGGACGCCAGCCGACCGGTCGCGTCGTGGCACGTAGCGGTCGCGGGGCCTGACTGGCAGACCGACACCGATGTCCGGCTGCTTTGCTGGGATGACGTGATCGCCGAGGATGTCGCGCAGCCGATCTGGAAACGGCTCGGACTCTATGGCCGTGCAGCCGCAGACATTCTCTTCACAGGGACGTTCTGGCGCTACATCAAGACCTATTGGCGCTATTCACTGTTTGCCGGTTATCCCGCGCTGCTGTTGGCATTGTTCTCGCTGGTTGCCATTCTGGGGGCTTCGCTGTGGTCATGGTTGCGGCTGCCTTTCCCCCTTATTGTCGAACCCGCGATTGCCGTTGCCGTGTTTATGGGGCTGATGGCGTATCCTGGGCGCCGCTTCCACATCGACTACATGCTGAACGACTGGATATTCGCGCGGGACATGATCCGCGAAGCCCGGCCGTCGATCGCCACGAGAGCCGAAGCCTTTGCCCGTGAGATCGCCGAGGGGGTGGCTGCAGGCGACGTCGATGAGGTGGTGATCGTCGCACATAGTCTGGGCGCTGCCTGGATGATTGACAGTCTGGCACGGGCGCTCCGGCTCAACCCTGACCTGGGTCGCCACGGTATTCGGCTCGGGCTTGCCGGCGTCGGTTCGTCGACGCTGAAGATCGCCCTCCATCCGGCGGCAGGCTGGTTGCGGGCTTCCGTCAAGGATGTTGCCGACGCCGAGGACATCACCTGGGCCGAGTTCGACAGCCACGTCGATTTCATCTCGTTCTACAAGCGCAACACGGTCGAGACGCTTGGCCTGTCGACGAAGACCAAGCCTATCGGCCAGCGTATCCGCCTGTCGCGCATGCTGTCGGCGGAGACCTGGGGCCGCTTCCGCGGCAATCTGTTGCGGGTGCACCGTCAGTACGTGATGGGCAACGAGCAGCGCTATCGCTACGACTTCCACATGATCTGCTGCGGCCCGTTTCCCTTCGCTGCAATTGTCCATGACGGCGAGAAGCTCCCTGGAGCGCTCGGAGCGGATGGCTCGCTGGCGGGGGCGACGGCGCGCTTGGACTCCACACGACCCGGGTTGGCTGCGTCATGA
- the nikR gene encoding nickel-responsive transcriptional regulator NikR produces MQRITISIDDALLETVDRLGRQRGYQSRSEAMRDIVREAAVADGSVMAGDAPCMATLTFVFEHETRDLARRLTLAQHDHHELSVSTLHVHVDHRDCLEVMVLRGTVYQVKAFADAVITQRGVRHGSLHLIPIDSGEGHGHPHLHGHGAHQHHQG; encoded by the coding sequence GTGCAGCGCATCACCATCAGCATCGACGATGCCCTCCTGGAGACAGTCGACCGGCTTGGCCGCCAGCGCGGCTACCAGAGCCGTTCGGAAGCCATGCGCGACATCGTCCGCGAGGCGGCGGTCGCCGACGGATCGGTGATGGCGGGCGACGCGCCTTGCATGGCGACCCTCACCTTTGTCTTCGAACACGAGACCCGAGACCTAGCGCGCCGGCTGACCCTTGCCCAGCACGATCACCACGAGCTCTCGGTCTCGACATTGCATGTCCATGTCGATCATCGCGATTGCCTGGAGGTCATGGTGCTCAGGGGAACGGTCTATCAGGTGAAGGCATTCGCCGATGCGGTGATCACCCAGCGCGGCGTCCGCCACGGCAGCCTCCATCTCATTCCGATTGATTCGGGAGAGGGGCACGGCCACCCGCATTTGCATGGCCATGGCGCCCATCAGCATCATCAAGGGTAA
- a CDS encoding alpha/beta hydrolase — translation MSSKFGVLGVLVSGIVMAGCQTTAQTSIDSDGSGAIQMARDAMGRNGYLTAATGRENRQVPSRIYLIRGLANVFSQGMDDLGAKLNQRGYRATVHEHGNWQSIAQEILANQRASGGRHQAVIIGHSLGANVVTDISNFLAQNGGSVALAVAFDPTISQQVSGGARRFVNFYQSNNGWGAALSAAPSFRGRIENIDLRQANNLTHFNIDKDPRLHAQVIGWVGQAIGGGQNRRAGRPARVAAAQAAR, via the coding sequence ATGTCGTCGAAATTCGGCGTTCTCGGCGTGCTTGTTTCCGGCATCGTCATGGCGGGGTGCCAGACCACCGCACAGACCAGCATCGACAGCGACGGGAGTGGCGCGATCCAGATGGCTCGTGATGCCATGGGACGGAACGGTTATCTGACGGCCGCGACCGGTCGCGAGAACCGGCAGGTTCCTTCGCGCATCTATCTGATCCGTGGCCTCGCCAATGTCTTTTCCCAGGGGATGGATGACCTCGGTGCCAAGCTCAACCAGCGCGGCTACCGGGCAACGGTCCACGAACATGGCAACTGGCAGTCGATTGCTCAGGAGATTCTGGCGAACCAGCGTGCTTCCGGCGGTCGCCATCAGGCGGTGATCATCGGCCATTCGCTGGGCGCCAATGTTGTTACGGATATCTCGAATTTCCTTGCGCAGAACGGTGGCAGCGTAGCGCTTGCGGTTGCCTTCGATCCGACAATCAGCCAGCAGGTTTCCGGTGGTGCCCGCCGCTTCGTCAACTTCTACCAGTCGAACAATGGCTGGGGCGCGGCGCTCTCGGCCGCACCGAGCTTCCGTGGCCGCATCGAGAATATTGACCTGAGGCAGGCCAATAATCTCACGCATTTCAATATCGACAAGGATCCGCGCCTGCATGCGCAGGTGATCGGCTGGGTCGGGCAGGCGATCGGCGGCGGCCAGAACCGTCGGGCTGGCCGGCCGGCCCGCGTTGCGGCGGCTCAGGCGGCGCGCTGA
- a CDS encoding CsbD family protein produces MGSMSDKAKGIANEAAGNVRQAAGKAIGNTEMQVRGLAQEKKGEAQQAIGKAKDKVKDVVDKA; encoded by the coding sequence ATGGGTAGCATGAGCGACAAGGCCAAGGGCATCGCCAACGAGGCCGCCGGTAACGTGCGTCAGGCGGCCGGCAAGGCCATCGGCAATACCGAGATGCAGGTCCGTGGTCTCGCCCAGGAAAAGAAGGGTGAGGCCCAACAGGCGATCGGCAAGGCCAAGGACAAGGTCAAGGATGTCGTCGACAAGGCCTGA
- a CDS encoding ethanolamine ammonia-lyase subunit EutB, whose amino-acid sequence MGYRISVGTRTYSFADLRDLMAKATPLRSGDVLAGIAASTAEENVAAKMALADVPLKTFLTEALVPYEADEVTRLIMDSHDGAAFDSISHLTVGDFRNWLLSDQADAATLASIAPGVTPEMAAAVSKVMRNQDLILVARKCRVVTSFRNTIGLPGTMAVRLQPNHPTDDAKGIMASTIDGLLYGTGDAVIGINPASDSLPVIGDLLKLLDELIQRFAIPTQACVLTHVTSSIALIERGAPVDLVFQSVAGTEAANASFGVDLKVLREGMDAGRSLKRGTVGDNVMYFETGQGSALSANAHHGVDQQTLEARAYAVARAFEPLLVNTVVGFIGPEYLHDGKQITRAGLEDHFCGKLMGLPLGCDICYTNHAEADQDDMDGLLTLLAAAGVTYIMGVPGADDVMLNYQSTSFHDQLYVRDLLGLKRAPEFEAWLFTQGVTSADGRLKPQSGTHPLLTAGSGS is encoded by the coding sequence ATGGGCTATCGCATATCGGTTGGAACGCGGACCTACAGCTTTGCGGACCTCAGGGATCTGATGGCGAAGGCTACCCCGCTCAGATCAGGCGACGTGCTAGCCGGAATTGCCGCCTCGACGGCCGAGGAGAATGTCGCGGCGAAGATGGCTCTCGCCGATGTGCCGCTGAAGACGTTCCTTACCGAAGCGCTGGTGCCCTACGAAGCCGATGAAGTGACGCGCCTCATCATGGACAGCCACGACGGCGCGGCTTTCGACAGCATCTCTCACCTGACCGTCGGGGACTTTCGCAACTGGCTTCTGTCCGACCAGGCTGATGCCGCAACCCTTGCCAGCATAGCGCCGGGCGTCACGCCGGAAATGGCCGCGGCGGTCTCCAAGGTCATGCGCAATCAAGACCTGATTCTGGTTGCGCGAAAGTGCCGGGTCGTCACCAGCTTTCGCAACACGATCGGGCTGCCGGGGACGATGGCGGTGCGGCTGCAGCCGAACCACCCGACCGATGATGCCAAGGGCATCATGGCCTCGACCATCGACGGCCTGCTCTACGGCACGGGCGATGCGGTGATCGGCATCAATCCGGCATCCGACAGTCTGCCGGTAATCGGCGACCTGCTGAAACTGCTCGACGAGCTCATCCAGCGCTTCGCGATTCCAACGCAAGCTTGCGTCCTGACACATGTCACGAGCTCGATCGCACTGATCGAGCGAGGCGCGCCCGTCGATCTGGTGTTCCAGTCGGTTGCCGGCACCGAGGCAGCCAATGCCTCGTTCGGCGTCGATCTCAAGGTGCTGCGCGAGGGCATGGATGCCGGCCGCTCGCTGAAGCGCGGAACGGTGGGCGACAATGTCATGTATTTCGAGACTGGCCAGGGGTCGGCTCTCTCGGCCAATGCTCATCATGGTGTCGATCAGCAGACGCTGGAGGCACGCGCCTACGCGGTTGCTCGCGCCTTCGAGCCCCTGCTCGTCAACACTGTGGTCGGCTTCATCGGTCCGGAATATCTTCATGACGGCAAGCAGATCACCCGCGCCGGCCTCGAGGACCATTTCTGCGGCAAGCTCATGGGCCTGCCTCTCGGTTGCGACATTTGCTACACCAACCACGCTGAGGCCGACCAGGACGACATGGATGGACTCCTGACGCTGCTCGCAGCAGCCGGCGTGACCTACATCATGGGCGTACCCGGCGCCGACGACGTCATGCTGAACTACCAGTCGACCTCGTTTCATGATCAGCTCTATGTCCGCGACCTCCTCGGGCTGAAGCGCGCGCCGGAATTCGAAGCCTGGCTCTTCACCCAAGGGGTCACCAGTGCTGACGGCAGGTTGAAACCCCAGTCTGGCACCCACCCCTTGCTCACTGCGGGGTCAGGCTCGTGA
- a CDS encoding protein-S-isoprenylcysteine O-methyltransferase, giving the protein MTRFLAEMIFLAGVVAWGAIRIPHEIRNKRKNKIEVSSVDRQERVLLLISLAGLGMIPIAYCLTRRLGFLRFADFDFSPAAAWLGALIFVAALALFLATHRQLGRNWSQTLELREGHTLVTHGVYRLVRHPMYSAFFLWGLAQLLLLQNLIVGPAGLIGFGTLYCFRIAREERMMHEAFGQHYAEYADRTKRIIPFVH; this is encoded by the coding sequence ATGACGAGATTTCTTGCTGAGATGATCTTCCTGGCAGGTGTGGTGGCGTGGGGCGCCATCCGCATTCCCCACGAGATACGGAACAAGCGGAAGAACAAGATCGAGGTCAGTTCGGTCGACCGGCAGGAGCGCGTGCTGTTGCTGATTTCGCTTGCCGGGCTTGGGATGATCCCGATCGCCTATTGTCTGACGCGTCGCCTTGGTTTCCTGCGTTTTGCCGATTTTGATTTTTCTCCAGCTGCCGCCTGGCTCGGAGCCCTCATTTTTGTCGCGGCGCTTGCCCTGTTCCTGGCGACCCACAGGCAGCTGGGACGCAACTGGTCGCAGACGCTCGAGTTGCGCGAAGGCCATACTCTGGTCACGCATGGCGTCTATCGGCTGGTTCGGCACCCGATGTATTCGGCGTTCTTTCTGTGGGGGCTGGCCCAGCTTCTCTTGCTGCAGAACCTGATCGTCGGGCCGGCCGGGCTGATCGGTTTCGGAACGCTCTACTGCTTCCGCATCGCCCGCGAGGAACGAATGATGCACGAGGCCTTCGGGCAACACTATGCCGAATATGCTGACCGAACGAAGCGAATCATCCCCTTCGTTCATTGA
- a CDS encoding thiol-disulfide oxidoreductase DCC family protein codes for MVFDGLCGFCSDSVRMVLKMDARGIVSFTPIQSPYGRLLCTRYGLDPDDPSTFLFIDRGRLHVESNAILALMARMQRPWRWLAYLSVVPRSWRDAAYRTIARNRYRLRGRLAACMVPDAALRARFIEAIPPDQTKRAAAGPPSCSM; via the coding sequence ATGGTGTTTGACGGACTATGCGGCTTCTGCTCGGACTCGGTGCGGATGGTGTTGAAGATGGACGCCCGGGGCATCGTGTCCTTCACGCCGATCCAGTCGCCTTACGGGCGCCTTCTGTGCACACGCTACGGCCTCGACCCAGACGATCCCTCGACCTTCCTGTTCATCGATCGGGGCCGCCTGCATGTTGAAAGCAATGCGATCCTCGCACTGATGGCACGTATGCAGCGGCCTTGGAGATGGCTCGCCTATCTGTCAGTCGTTCCGCGATCCTGGCGCGATGCCGCCTACCGCACGATCGCGCGCAACCGCTATCGGCTGCGTGGCCGACTCGCCGCCTGCATGGTCCCCGATGCGGCTCTCCGTGCCAGGTTCATCGAGGCCATTCCGCCCGATCAAACGAAAAGGGCGGCCGCAGGGCCGCCCTCCTGTTCGATGTGA
- the eutC gene encoding ethanolamine ammonia-lyase subunit EutC, which yields MSTDSWRNLGVATPARIALGRAGPALPTAAVLEFAMAHARARDAVHAVLDRPRLDADIDALGLACLHVCSAAASRDAYLVRPDLGRRLAPGSHEHLVARLEGPVDIALIVADGLSAHAVQSHAPSMLGHLLPAFAREGWSHSALIVAHQGRVALGDEIGELCKARITVMMIGERPGLSSPDSLGLYLTFSPRIGRHDGERNCISNVRGGGLGYEVAAFKAVWLIREALSRQLTGVALKDESDALLPSRPADVLP from the coding sequence ATCAGCACCGATAGCTGGCGCAATCTCGGCGTGGCGACCCCTGCCCGCATCGCGTTGGGCCGGGCAGGCCCCGCACTACCAACGGCAGCAGTTCTCGAATTTGCGATGGCTCATGCAAGAGCCCGGGATGCCGTCCACGCGGTGCTGGACAGGCCGCGCCTGGACGCCGACATCGATGCTCTCGGCCTGGCATGCCTTCATGTCTGTTCAGCGGCCGCGTCTCGAGATGCTTATCTCGTCCGCCCGGATCTCGGTCGCCGTCTGGCGCCCGGCTCCCACGAGCATCTGGTGGCAAGGTTGGAGGGACCGGTCGATATCGCGCTGATCGTTGCTGACGGCCTGTCGGCGCATGCGGTGCAGAGCCACGCCCCGTCCATGCTCGGTCATCTGCTCCCCGCCTTTGCCCGCGAAGGCTGGAGCCACTCAGCCCTCATCGTCGCCCATCAGGGGCGGGTGGCTCTCGGCGACGAGATCGGCGAACTTTGCAAGGCCCGCATCACGGTCATGATGATTGGCGAAAGGCCAGGCCTGTCATCGCCGGACAGCCTCGGCCTCTACCTGACCTTCTCACCGCGTATCGGCCGGCATGATGGCGAGCGCAACTGCATCTCCAATGTCAGAGGCGGCGGCCTCGGCTATGAGGTCGCCGCCTTCAAGGCGGTATGGTTGATCCGGGAGGCACTCAGCCGGCAATTGACCGGCGTCGCGCTCAAGGATGAGAGCGACGCCCTGCTGCCCAGCCGTCCTGCCGACGTTCTGCCGTGA